The nucleotide sequence ATCAGCGTTTAAGCAGAGATATCCTGGTGAGAGCAATCCGTTTGCTTCCACTATTCATCCCAAGAGTTCTGTTACTTTCGTAGGTGGGCGTCAACTTGGGATCAACGTAAATACCGAACACTCTGAGGCCGCATTCAAACTAATAAAATATTTAACAAATGAACCTGTCTACACGGATCATTACGCTGGGATGTGGCCAGCTCAAAAGACGCTTATTAAGCAATTGCCTCAAGTAGCCTCTCATAGTGGGTACAAAGATCAATTAATACTCGCAAGAAGTTGGGGGCCATATTCAACAGGACCTATTCCAATACCAACAATGTGGAATTGGGTTGGAAGAGGAGCAGGTTCTGTTTTTATTGGTGAAAAAACTTCGATAGAGGTAGCTAATGAAATCTATGAAAACATTAAGAAAGAACTTTAGATAAAATTTTAAATCTGAGGGAATCAGATCATTTGATTCCCTCAGAATGAACAGTCTAATAATTTGATAAATGAAAGATAATAAATTCGTATTTTATTTATTAGTTCCATCATTCTTCTTTATTATCTTTTTTTACCTCTATCCAACATTATATAATGTAATTAATAGTTTTACTGACTTAAATTTATTTAAGTTGAGAAAAGGAGGTAGTTGGATTGGTTTGAAAAATTATATTGATCTATTTTTAGATCCTGAATTTATAAGAGTTTTTTTCAATACAACAATTTGGTTAACCCTTGTAGGAGTCACAGTCAGAATATCTTTGGGTTTACTTTTAGCATTTTTAATTAACTCTGACACTCTAAGAAAGTATAAGTTAACAGGTTTATTTCAGGTATCACTGATAATACCATGGGCGACTCCCTCAATTGTAGCTGTTGTGGTCTGGAGGATGATATTAGATCCACAAGTAGGATTTATTAATCAAACACTAATCAAATTTGGAATACTAGATGACCCAATCGCCTTTCTATCTAATACAAGCTTTGTTTGGCCATCAATTATTACTATCATTACCTGGAACACATTGCCATTAGTCACACTGACATTCTTAGCTAGTCTGAAGTCAGTTCCAGCTGAACTACTTGATGCTGCTACTGTTGATGGTGCCAATAAATTGCAGAAAGTAATTTATATAATTCTCCCACACATGATTCCATCAATAGTTGTGATGATTCTGATGTCAACATTCTGGACATTTAATAATTTTGCTTATGTTTGGTTAGCGACGGGAGCTGGTCCAGGTACATTTACAAATGTAATGGCAACAGAGGTTTATCTGAAAGCTTTTGTTGACGGAAGAATGGGCTATAGCTCAGCATTGGGGATCGTAATGGCATCAATCATGACAGTTTTTGGAATTATCTATTTAAGAATGATTGTTAGACGAAATCTGAAAGAAATATTCTGATTATTAATTCAGGCTTTATTTATTAGTAAGGTTTATATCAGCTTCTGATGTACTTACAAAAATATTTTAAATTGATTCCTTAGTAAGATTACTTATTATCAGTTTCATTTGAATAGGTGAAATTTTAAATGATAAATTAATATATGATTTATTGTTTTTTTAAACTTTCATAATTTTATATATTTTTTCCAAATATATGATGAAAATTTACTCAATTGCACCATTTTATTTAGACTTTATTTTAAATTGATTCTCTTAAATTAAGTTAATTCTTTGCAGAACTTTAATGATTAGTGAAATTGCTATTCTATTGCTTGCATCTATTCTTTTTATCTTGACAATATATCCAACAGTTTGGGTATTTATCGCATCTTTTAAATCGAAAGAAACTATTTTTTCAAACGAACATGCCACTTATACTTTAGATAATTTTAGAGAGCTATTTGAATCTGGTTTTGGCATATTTATTTACAATAGTTTTTATATTTGTTTGATTTCAGTATTTATAACAATTTTCGCATCAGTGACATCAGCATATGTGTTTTCA is from SAR324 cluster bacterium and encodes:
- a CDS encoding sugar ABC transporter permease produces the protein MKDNKFVFYLLVPSFFFIIFFYLYPTLYNVINSFTDLNLFKLRKGGSWIGLKNYIDLFLDPEFIRVFFNTTIWLTLVGVTVRISLGLLLAFLINSDTLRKYKLTGLFQVSLIIPWATPSIVAVVVWRMILDPQVGFINQTLIKFGILDDPIAFLSNTSFVWPSIITIITWNTLPLVTLTFLASLKSVPAELLDAATVDGANKLQKVIYIILPHMIPSIVVMILMSTFWTFNNFAYVWLATGAGPGTFTNVMATEVYLKAFVDGRMGYSSALGIVMASIMTVFGIIYLRMIVRRNLKEIF